In Mycteria americana isolate JAX WOST 10 ecotype Jacksonville Zoo and Gardens chromosome Z, USCA_MyAme_1.0, whole genome shotgun sequence, the sequence TCTACCAATGACTCACAAGGTCATCCCTGCTTCAGTTATACAACTAACCCCatttaaataaagctttgcaCTGGTATAGCACAGCACCAGGTAAAACAAGTGAGTAATGAGAATCCAATCCATTTGTCTAAAGATAGATTGAGACGAAGATTATTAATAAAGCTCAGCTGTTTGAACACATATCTCTCCAGTAAGTAATTGTTGtataatatattttgtaattgcTCTATTTTAATCCTTAGCAGAACAGAACACTTATACCTTTTGTTGTAACAACAGCTGCCATTGGAAAGCCATTACCAATTCCTTTTGCCAAAGTAACAATGTCAGGGACTACATCATGTGTTTGAAATCCCCAGAAATGGCTGCCTGTCCGTCCAAATCCTGTCTGtacctttcaaaagaaaaatccagagaaaTCCCCATCGCTTTCTCACATTTTACAatatggtttctttttcttgtccttctatTGTTACTGATTTGCATTAAACTGCAACTACATCTGGAGTCAACTTGTATTAGGATCCTTATTCAGATGGCTTTGCACAAAATACTATTTAttgtaattgtttttttctttcgcATATGAAAGAGGTAACATGCACTATGCCTTAGGCCTAGTGAGATGCACAAATAAGCAGCAGCTTCCATTtcaaaatggagaggaaatgCAGTTGCTTATCACGTTTCAAAACTGCAACCCCATGATTGCTGATTTCTACTACTGCAATGCTTGGGGTACGTATCACTGTCACTTTGAAGCCTTTGCTACTATTTCAAAATAGCTTTAGCTAAGCAAAttctatttataaaatgtatttgcagaaGTACAGCAATCAACTCCCTTCTAGAGTTTACGTATGCCAACAACACTCGTAAGAGCAACTGTTACTGTGACACACCTCACATCACAACTGGCATTTATTAGCTGCATGTTTGTGTAAATTTACTGCTCCCAAAAGGTAAGGACTGAAGTCTGCTACTAACGTTACCTGTGTCTAAAATCAGAATACCACATAGCAGAATAAAGACAGTAAAAACTGGGAGGGTCCTATGCTTGGAAAAATGCACAGTGTTAAACTTAAGCTAGGAAATGTATAGCATTTAATTTAGATTATTTCCAGGCTTCCAGTTTGCGTTCACTTGGATTCTTTTAAGATGAGTTTCAGAAGTACCTCAAACTCTAGAGCTCTTATGTCAAAAAAACTCACTTCATCTGAAATACAAACACCCCCTCTTTCCCGCACTAGCCGATAAGCTTCCTTTAAGAAACTTCTTGGGTACTGAACAGCTCCATTAACGCCCTgccaagacaaaaaaagacaatgtCTTCAGGAACAGACAAGGAAACAGGAGTTCCACCATGTGACTATTCTACCATAACAAAAAATACCAGCAGCCCTCAGGTAATAGCAAGACTGTTGTCTCAAGTTTCTGGCTTCAGCAGTGAAACTGCTTCAAAATGTTCCTGCTCAGGTCACTCATTCCCATTCCACAGGGCAGTCTGATGTTCCATTAGTTGTGCTGGTATAAATGTTTATGAGGCCATACTGTAAACTGGATCACTGTAAGACAGAATCAATTAAAGATAAACAGCCAAAACAAGTACCTTGAAAACCTACACACTGAGAAACCCAGAAACTGTGTTTGATGACAAAGTTAACCAGAGGGTTCATGTCCCTTCTTTGGTTAATTTGTTTAAAACACTGGGTCCTCAATTTCTGTTCACCTTGATAGTTTTCATTTGAATCAGAAATTCCCTCTACACCTGGTCTGCAACAGCTTAAGACTGAAGTGTGTAAAGGCTTAGAAGACAGCAAAAACAGAGGACAGCTCCAATTTTCTCTGTGGTCACaattctcacattttttttcttccctttactgTTCCCACGATATATTCTCCACTCTTCCTATTTAAGAACCACATATACAGCACTTCTGAAATGTGGGTGAAGCACCAAGAGAATGAATCCTGTGGCTACCACTTGCTGGATGCTGCTAAAAATATAGTGGATAACGTGTCTGGGAAGAGGTGGAAGAGGGATTGAGTTAAAGTTTACAGAAATagtaaagagaaaagcaatatGAAATTTGGGAGAAGGTATTAGAAACTAAACAATAGCATGCTCCATACTCACTATTTAAATGCAGAAGTGTGTATGTTTAAACATGATTCTCTGTTTAACTTCATGAGCAAAATTCTAGCTCAattgaaatcagtgacaaaagCTGAAATTAAGACAGTGCATCcattctttcaaatatttaagatgtttaaggcattaaaaataataaaaatcagcagaagTCTATGTTTGGATGTAGCTAAAGAATATCAGGTTTGAGTATTTCACACTATTTGTGCTATTACAATTGAGAAATGGCAAACTACTTACTTGAATTGGTTCAGCGATAAATCCAGCTATTGTCTTCGGCACTGAGGTATTCAGAGTATCTTTGAACTGTTCAATGTATTGGTCATTTGCATGACATACACCTGTTTACAGGGAAATAGTTTAAAGGGAATTTACTTAAAATTACACAAAACTAGCTTCAAAACATGAAATTACACATCTAAGCAACATGTATTATCTGACCACATGGTAAATATCACTGCTTAAATACACAATAAAAAGCTAAACATTCAAGGAGGGAGTTCCTTATTTTCTCTTAAGCATTTGTACTCTAAGGAATGCCAGTTCCAAAACAGCAAGGCAAAGCTGCCAGACAATAAGGTGTTGCACATGGTCAGCAAACTGTAGGTTAGAGAAAGTGTTTGTAAATCACCTACATCAGCAGAAGGAATAAGCAGATATTTTCTCAGGGGTTAATAAACATCAGCATAAGACACAGGGAATCATTAAGTTAGTGCAGGTATGAGGATTCTGGAGAATACAGCTGTGTATCAGTCTATACTGAAATAAAGAACAGAGCAATTAGTATAGCTACTGCTCCATTCACTAGGGACGgcaaagctaaaaagaaaacagtctgtTATGTATGCATGTGAATTAAAATACTAAAGAGTGCCTGTTGAAACGGTGgcaaaaaattactgtaattgcTGTTAACAGGAGAGCAGTAGAGGAGCTTTCACATTGTGCTACATATGGAATGTTTTGCCTCATAAAAGACTTTTTGCCTATCACTGGCTTCAGGTTGTCTTTACTATTCATATTATTCCAAAACAAAAGCTGGAGAGCTGTCAAaacttcagaaacagcagaaaacaccggccaacatttctgttcttccagaTGTGCTAAACTGAGTTCCACAGCTTCCAGAGTTGATCATGACAAATGCTGGAGACAAGGGcttggattttaaaaagaaatctgagaatATGAGGTGTCACCTGCCCAAATTTTTTCTCAGTGAGAAGCAGGTGCCTGAGgttctctgcaattttttttttggttgcccTTGCAAATCTTAACCAGAGGTCTACCTTTCTTGAGGATGTAAATATAACCTATTTCCACAGCCCTCTAGTATTCTCTAAtctaaaatccaaatattttcttgttattgACCAACCTTCTGAACAGCTGCATTTTCGAACAGTTTGCACTGGAGAATCTCTACAATGGCTGCCTCCCCATGGACCACGAAAAACATCTGGTAACATTGTCTGTCAAGCATAAGAGAAATAGCTACAGATTTGATGACACCTTTCTAAGAGATGTTTTGATCATGCTTAGGGATGACtaatgaaaaaaactgaaaaaagtctGTTAGAGTCAAAGGGCATACCTAGTTAAACAACTTGTCTGAAGAACACTTGTGGAACAGTACCAAACTTCCCCCTCAAGGAATGGTAGAATAGAGACAGAAGTTTTGGAAACAATGAGTTTAGACTAGTCCAGCAATAGTCACTCAATTgatgatttcctttgttttgttctttaagtTAGTCGGCCATTTTGGTTATCTAAGAGTAATAGCAACATTTTTAGAGTTGCCGGTAGTACTTCGATAATCTGAAATAtgataaaaatctgcaaaatacagaaaggcaGGCAGATCTCATAGAGTAATTACAAGCTGGAAGTTGGGAACTCCAGCCTTCTCATCCTGACTGCTGATGAAACTTATCAGCAGGCAACTCATTTATTGAGCCAGGTTGGCTGCTATAAAGGAGACTTCCTACAGCCAGTGCTGTGGCTGAGCTATCACCAGTACAGCTCAGAGTAGCCAGTGACAGCTTCCAGTAGACAGAAAGTCATTCCGACATGCTCAAGGGCAGGGAGAAAACTATTGCCATTTATCCTCAATGGACGTCCTTACAGCTATGTCTTCTGTCTCGCTGAGGTGAGgtgagtggttttttttcattccaggGGAGGATGTACTTCAGAGCAGccaaaagcagctttgcacaaaTTTGCCAAAACAAACTTGAGAAAAGGGGTTTTGGGCATTATTATATTGCACGTTACATAGACTTCCATGCAAGCACCAAGCATGACTAAAGCACTGTAAATCATGACCACTTGCGTTATGGCTGTCCTGACTCCAAATTAGCACAAGTAACTATACGGAGAAGGAAAGGGGACTCTGGCTCTTGTGCTTATGCAGCAGAACAGCTACACTGCAGTTTAGTTAGTGACCATAAAGCACTTTGAGGATAGGAAACGTACTAATTGTTGAAATATTCAAATAAACCGTTTAAcccagattatttaaaaaaaaataataaaaatctcacTGTTGAACAGCCAAAGCCATTGGCAACACCATGCTTATAAAGACCAATAGATGTCAATCCCAGCGTGTAAGGGCTGCCTCCATGGTATGCTCCTCtgtgcaaacaaacaaagcacatGAACATCACTCATTTCCAAGAAGAGACTGTAGCAATATTAGTTCTGAGAAGGCATGCTTCTGAGCTACAAATTATTGGGGAAAATGTGCAGTTACACTCAAAATAAGAAGATTCCTACTGccattttttgctctgtttttggaAGATCCATGATTGCCCATCTGCATTGCTTTCCtgaaatttcaaatattaaaattgtGAGGTAATGTTTGCAAGGAGAAGAGAACAATGATTGGAACCAACAGGAATTCAGACAGTGCCCCACGAGTTCTGCTGTAGCACCTGACCCCTACAGAGCAAACATGTCTGTTCTTTGAAGCTTGGGAACTGCTGCTCTCTCCAACAGATGCTGCCAATCATTAAACTACATGGTGGTTTGCTGCCTGTTTTATACACAAATCAAAAGTTAATTAATGAGAATATACAAGTTAGGTGAGTACCCAACGTTCTGCTGACCAGagtaacagaaaaatacagctctTCATAACAAGGCCTTTTATTCTAATATTTGAGGCCATCTGGGATGCACAGTAAAGAGAAGAACTCCTTATGCTGGTGCTTACACAGCACTCACTACTGCACCACATCTGTCATTAAGCCAGAAGAGCTGTTTGTATACCTGCGCAGTGAACTACGGTTCAGGGATCTGGCAGAAACATaaggcagcaaaacaaacaaaccaaaaaatccttCCACCAGGTTAGCTTTCAGCCAGAGCAGTTCCCTGCTACTGTTCACTGCACTGCTATTCCAGAGGTACCTTTGTACTCCCACAAAGTGGGGCACTCCAGGGGTAGAATGAAGGAAGAAAGTAGCAGTTGCTGAAGCCTGCTCTGGCCCTCAACAAAGATCCACCAAAGCACACCCTGAACCAGAGACTAGACCCTTTTCtaagtaagaaaagcaaaaattgcaGGTCATGTTTTGTATGTAAACTAGTCCTAATATACTGTATCAAATCTTCAACtcctgtttctctcctctttgtcaaataaaataattttatagcattCTCCTCAGCAGATCTGGGGTTAAAGAGTTCTCTATTATTTCTTGGTTTAGGCATATAGAGACTGATCACAGACACAAAAGAGTTTTGTAAAGATCCATCACCATTACCTGAAAGAGATGATGTCGAAGTTACGAGTATACAGCCTTGCCATGAACATAGCCAAATCGTTGGCTTCTGACCCACTGTTGGTTAGATAAACCACCTATGGGAGAATGCTTAGGATCAGTACAGCGCACAACCACCACCTTCTTGTTCAGCATCAGACCATGTCACTTAGTAAGCTTTTGAGCTATAACCTATCACTACCACAAGGTGACTTCACTGTAATGAACTTAATGTTGCCCATACAGTACAGATGAGGACTAAGATCAAGCTGATCTACTGAGGGAGAGTACAGAAAATCCTTAAGAGTTGGAGTCTTCAGGTTTTCCTGAGATGGAACTgtgattcaaagaaaaatgaaagtgtctGGGTCAAAGTGAGCATGACTGACTGAATAGAAATAACCTTCACACAGGTAAAAAGGGCTGTATGGTGTCCCTGCATGTTAGTTACTAGGAGTGACATACACACACAACTGTGCAACCCAAGAAGTAAGCAGAGCTTGCTTATTGGGAGCAAGTGAGAATTAAGGGGATATCCTGAATACAAGTTCTGAGACTTGAAAGCAGCTCAAATGCTAGTGTCACCCATGTTAAAGtcaatttgcagaagtgactgAGATTCTCCACTGCTTAAACTATGCAGAtgctttacatttttacttttttttttttaactctccttCCATTTTTAAGGTTGCAATAGCATCACACTCTTCTGCTAACCTAATTTCATTTTATGACCAGTTTATTTTACCTGAAagcaaacacagtatttttcttactttttctggGCATATGAAACGTGACATTcatgtgctttatttatttaaatgtcagtaAACCTCACCACACAAAGTACTGCCAAGTACTGTTCACTGTTAATTTTCATGAGATCAAGGAAATTAAGGCTGGCTACATATAAGAATAGTTAACATCGTCTTAGTTCCTTCAGTAATTTTTGAACTGGCAACGTCCCTTCACAGTGACAACTGGAAGGAGAACAAACAGAACAGGAGCTTGGGATATTATGCTTGTCCACATCTGGGTCTAAAGAAAAGGCCTTGAGTCATCATGCTCTCTTTATCTGACAGTCTGTAGTCCCCATACAGGTTTTCTCTCCACAGATATCATGGATCTCATTtatataagaaatatttttatattaaatatttcttataaaCAGACCACCCCTtcaccagcccctgctcctgtCAGCAGCAAAGTACCTTAAGTGGATCTGGAAGAAGAGAAGTTAGCTTTTCAGCATACTCTTGGATTGACGGGTGCATGTAAATATTAGTGGTATGCCATAGGCGAGCAAGCTGTTTCTGGGCAGCCATAGTTACCTTCCTGCATGTAGCAGAAGAAGAGACAAAGGGATTCAATTcaacacacgtgtgcacacatacatacatacacctACATGTTACTAATTCTGAAAATGCAGACACTGTGCCATTTGACACAGGGATGAACAAATAGACAAAATTAATGAATTATTCAAAATGTAGTGGAAATTGACCTTAATAAAAGACATACATGACCACTTAGTGAATTATATTCCGGTTTTAGTCTCACAGTGCCACAGattaacaaagaacaaaaccaacataGGTATCCCTTCCTGTATTTTATAGTATAAATCAAACAGTAACAAACTTACGGGTGACAGTGACCAACACTGACAGTGACAATTCCAGCAAAGAGATCAAGGTATCTTTGTCCTTCATAATCGAACAACCACTGCATATGTCCTTGATGCAGCAACAACGGCTTCTTGTAATACATTCGCagtgaaggagaaatattttgttcACGAATCTTCTGCATACGTTCATACGGATAGGACTGAGTGGAATAAAAAAGTCAGTATCTGTTTATGGTTTCTAAAGATCCAGACTAATAGAGATGTAGTAGATCACATAGATTACACAGCTGTCTGCAGTGGTTATTCACAGAACTAAGATTTTAGAACCCTCTATGTGCCAGAATTTGTTACAAACCTCTGAAACTCAGCTTTTGAAATAAGATTGCTGTTCTGCACTTTTCCTCAAAGATTTTCAAATCAACAATTTAGCCATAAGTTATAGAATTGTCACACAGGTACACCTATAGGTTATATCCTGGTTGTAACACAATTGGTTTTTGCCCAAACAAGCAAATTTTATAATCATATTTAATGCACTGACTATAGCAGATGAGCCTATCACTCAGATCTAGTAATGCAGTGTTACTTAAATTCAGTGTAATACTTAAATACAGTGACttacttcatatttttcaggTACAAAATCACAAGGAGGCATTTTTGCTTGTGTGGAGACAGAGCTTTTCCATTTCCGCTGCCTAAAGGCAACTACAAAATAGTAAGAGAATTATCAAACACTTATCAAAGTGCACATCTGAAAGAGTTTCTCAATAAGCTTGTTCACAGAACACACAAGCTACAGTCAAagcaaggtgggttttttttcgtCTCAGAGattttcttggggggaaaaaaaaaaaatcaagtaacaTATCTTcgtaaaagcaaaatatatgtcaattaaaaaaaaaaaaggcgcttcTCTTACCTGCTAAAACTCAGCTTTCAGTTTCACATGGGCttttattttgacagaaaaatacttaaaaaaaaaaaatcagtttctaatACAAATTCTTATctggagcagcaagagcaggaatCCTCTACAAGTGCATGAGCCAGGAGCCCAGGGTGaccacagcacaggcagtgcTTTCAGGGACCAGGGTACAGTCCCAACAGACCTGAACAAGGTGGGCAAAGCAGGGTCCATTGACAGTGTCCCACATAAGTGGAGGAGATGAATCAGGTTCAAGGTCCACCCAGGGAGTCCAGTCAGGAGGAGCAGCAGATGGGGCCAGA encodes:
- the AGXT2 gene encoding alanine--glyoxylate aminotransferase 2, mitochondrial: MPPCDFVPEKYESYPYERMQKIREQNISPSLRMYYKKPLLLHQGHMQWLFDYEGQRYLDLFAGIVTVSVGHCHPKVTMAAQKQLARLWHTTNIYMHPSIQEYAEKLTSLLPDPLKVVYLTNSGSEANDLAMFMARLYTRNFDIISFRGAYHGGSPYTLGLTSIGLYKHGVANGFGCSTTMLPDVFRGPWGGSHCRDSPVQTVRKCSCSEGVCHANDQYIEQFKDTLNTSVPKTIAGFIAEPIQGVNGAVQYPRSFLKEAYRLVRERGGVCISDEVQTGFGRTGSHFWGFQTHDVVPDIVTLAKGIGNGFPMAAVVTTKEIASSLAQNLHFNTFGGSPLACVVGAAVLDAIEEDGLQKNSEDVGTYMLLELAKLRDRYEIVGDVRGKGLMIGVEMVTDKDSRHPLPAEEINQIWEDCKDMGVLIGRGGLYSQAFRIKPPMCITKKDVDFAVEVFHSALQRHVERAAAK